From Bacillales bacterium, the proteins below share one genomic window:
- a CDS encoding type II CAAX endopeptidase family protein, with protein sequence MNPAMERFQRVRVRSLVFWFFVYLIVYFIAGLVLFNAEEPPYFSWFFYGYFIVWMIWKLKRNDIRFRELMGSVRTLQKWYLIPVIVVCLLVFSIGSVFVTFDLMSYWFPSYILQLLNQTEPSMGLVIGLVVAPIIEELLFRGVLLHRWTYKWGPRRAIVFSSLLFGVLHADIVGATVFAIVMCILYIRTGSLLVTMLCHVFNNFAATAMDWIPLFRWDGPITINRLHSLLPYGFILLVITIPILLMLLKKYSLPRQPIMPVTQNH encoded by the coding sequence ATGAACCCTGCAATGGAACGGTTTCAGCGTGTTCGTGTTCGAAGTCTTGTGTTTTGGTTTTTTGTGTACTTGATCGTTTATTTTATCGCGGGGCTTGTCCTTTTCAATGCGGAGGAGCCGCCTTATTTTTCCTGGTTTTTTTATGGCTATTTTATCGTTTGGATGATTTGGAAGCTGAAAAGAAATGACATTCGTTTCCGAGAATTGATGGGAAGCGTTCGGACGTTGCAAAAATGGTATCTCATCCCCGTAATCGTTGTTTGTTTGCTCGTTTTTTCCATTGGATCGGTGTTCGTGACATTTGATTTGATGTCCTATTGGTTCCCGTCTTATATTTTGCAATTGCTGAATCAGACGGAGCCTTCCATGGGTTTAGTCATTGGTTTGGTTGTGGCTCCGATTATCGAAGAATTGCTTTTCAGAGGTGTCTTGCTTCATCGCTGGACGTATAAATGGGGACCGCGCCGCGCGATTGTTTTTTCTTCCCTTTTGTTTGGGGTGCTTCATGCTGACATTGTTGGTGCCACCGTTTTCGCAATTGTCATGTGTATCCTTTACATCCGAACGGGCTCACTTTTAGTGACGATGTTGTGCCACGTATTCAATAATTTCGCCGCTACTGCGATGGATTGGATCCCGTTATTTCGATGGGACGGCCCAATTACGATCAACCGTCTTCATTCCTTGCTGCCCTACGGATTCATTTTGCTTGTCATCACGATACCAATTCTACTTATGTTGTTAAAAAAATACTCGCTTCCCCGTCAGCCGATCATGCCGGTCACCCAAAATCATTGA
- a CDS encoding aldehyde dehydrogenase family protein: MLEHTLELRPKVAEFLRGTKKLSINGQWVESVTGKTFETLNPATGEQLAVVSEASEADVDAAVRAARRAFDEGPWATMSAAERSRLIYKLADLIEENKEELAQLDTLDNGKPIRETRAADVPLTIEHFRYYAGWCTKIVGQTIPVQGEFFNYTRHEPVGVVGQIIPWNFPLLMAAWKLGAALATGCTIVLKPAEQTPLSALYLAGLIKEAGFPEGVVNVIPGFGETAGAPLANHPDVNKIAFTGSTEVGKSIMSRAAGNLKRVTLELGGKSPNIILPDADMERAIPGAMTGIMMNQGEVCSAGSRLFIQKKSFDNVVADLVSHSKSIKQGAGLSNDTQMGPLVSKEQQDRVVNYINKGKEEGAELLTGGKHTEKGYFVEPTVFADVDDQMTIAKEEIFGPVVSAMPFEDLDEVIRRANDTEYGLAAGLWTENVRNAHYVANRLRAGTVWVNAYNVFDAASPFGGFKQSGFGREMGSYALNNYTEVKSVWINMN, encoded by the coding sequence ATCTTGGAACACACGTTGGAATTGCGTCCGAAAGTCGCCGAATTTTTGCGGGGCACGAAAAAGTTGTCCATCAACGGGCAGTGGGTGGAGTCGGTAACGGGAAAAACGTTCGAAACGCTCAATCCGGCCACAGGCGAACAACTCGCCGTTGTGAGTGAAGCGAGCGAGGCGGATGTCGACGCGGCGGTGCGAGCGGCACGAAGAGCCTTCGACGAGGGGCCGTGGGCAACCATGAGTGCGGCTGAAAGAAGCCGGCTCATTTACAAGCTGGCGGACTTGATCGAGGAGAACAAGGAAGAATTGGCTCAGCTCGACACGCTCGACAACGGAAAACCGATCCGCGAGACGAGGGCGGCCGACGTACCGCTGACGATTGAGCATTTCCGTTATTATGCGGGGTGGTGCACGAAAATCGTCGGACAGACGATTCCGGTACAAGGTGAGTTTTTCAATTATACCCGGCATGAACCGGTCGGGGTCGTCGGGCAAATCATTCCATGGAACTTTCCGCTGTTGATGGCGGCCTGGAAGCTCGGTGCAGCACTCGCGACCGGTTGCACGATCGTTTTGAAACCGGCGGAACAAACGCCTCTTTCGGCTTTGTATTTAGCCGGGTTAATCAAAGAAGCCGGTTTCCCGGAAGGCGTCGTGAATGTCATCCCCGGGTTCGGGGAGACAGCGGGTGCGCCGCTCGCGAACCATCCGGACGTGAACAAAATCGCTTTCACAGGATCGACGGAAGTCGGCAAGTCGATCATGAGCCGTGCTGCCGGGAATTTAAAGAGAGTCACTCTGGAACTCGGCGGAAAATCGCCGAATATCATTTTGCCTGACGCCGATATGGAACGGGCGATTCCCGGAGCGATGACGGGCATCATGATGAATCAAGGCGAGGTTTGCAGTGCCGGTTCGCGGTTGTTTATCCAAAAGAAATCGTTCGACAACGTCGTTGCCGATCTCGTCTCGCATTCGAAAAGCATTAAGCAAGGGGCGGGTTTGAGTAACGATACGCAAATGGGGCCGCTCGTTTCGAAGGAGCAGCAAGATCGCGTTGTCAACTATATTAACAAGGGGAAAGAAGAAGGAGCGGAACTGCTCACCGGAGGAAAACATACGGAAAAAGGGTATTTTGTCGAACCGACGGTGTTTGCCGACGTCGATGATCAAATGACGATTGCGAAAGAAGAGATTTTCGGGCCGGTCGTTTCGGCGATGCCGTTTGAAGATCTTGATGAAGTGATCCGGCGGGCGAACGACACCGAATACGGTTTGGCGGCGGGATTATGGACGGAAAACGTGCGAAACGCTCATTATGTGGCGAATCGTCTGCGCGCCGGAACCGTTTGGGTGAATGCCTACAATGTGTTTGATGCCGCGTCGCCGTTCGGCGGTTTCAAGCAGTCCGGATTCGGCCGCGAAATGGGTTCGTACGCGTTAAACAATTATACGGAAGTGAAAAGCGTTTGGATCAACATGAATTAA
- a CDS encoding YlbF family regulator, which translates to MANLYDSAYDLENAIRESDEYVELKQSYERLEQDETGKKMFDNFRSLQLTLQEKQMKGEQISEEEAKAAQQQMQVVQQHEGISKLMAAEQKMSVIINDLNRIITKPLEEVYGNPEEAK; encoded by the coding sequence ATGGCTAATTTGTACGACAGTGCGTATGATCTGGAGAACGCGATTCGCGAGAGCGATGAATATGTGGAACTGAAGCAAAGCTACGAGCGGCTTGAACAAGACGAAACGGGCAAGAAAATGTTCGACAACTTTCGCAGCCTGCAATTGACGCTGCAGGAAAAGCAAATGAAAGGCGAGCAAATCAGCGAAGAAGAGGCGAAGGCGGCGCAGCAGCAAATGCAGGTAGTGCAGCAACATGAGGGCATTTCGAAATTGATGGCGGCCGAGCAAAAAATGAGCGTGATCATCAACGATTTGAACCGCATCATCACGAAACCGTTGGAGGAAGTGTACGGAAATCCGGAAGAAGCAAAATAA
- a CDS encoding YheC/YheD family protein, producing the protein MNDFGIVVLNENQELSYYNTIGKIAASYEFTVRKFIPSHIDPYTEHISGKTFDADSERWRTDTFKVPDVLYDRCFYSSRHSFKTNAPIVDWLKNKTLFLGFGLPNKWKVHKALQQDDYLKNYLIDTVHATEADTILEHLNKRGRILFKPESGSQGKGIFVAESEGGGITVRSDRRGKTVHKTFPARSLFRKWLFSQLTRSAFLVQPFLKFQNQDGQPFDVRIVVQKNEHGLWREEGRGVRTGKKGCLVSNLHSSGKLSSFGEWLETMPGHQRPFVKEEIDSIVEYLPHRLESVFGPLFELGIDIGVGSDGGVWILEANSKPGHRTLLEGGKTSLETLAETPLAYARHLLKQKELTEHDTTRETAKSQ; encoded by the coding sequence ATGAACGATTTCGGCATCGTTGTTCTCAATGAAAACCAAGAACTTTCGTACTACAATACGATCGGGAAAATTGCCGCATCCTATGAGTTTACAGTACGCAAGTTTATTCCGTCACACATTGATCCTTATACCGAACACATCTCCGGAAAAACGTTCGACGCCGATAGTGAGCGATGGCGCACGGACACATTTAAAGTTCCCGACGTTCTTTACGACCGCTGTTTTTATTCATCTAGGCATTCGTTCAAAACGAACGCGCCGATCGTCGATTGGCTGAAAAACAAAACGTTGTTTCTCGGATTCGGACTGCCAAACAAATGGAAGGTCCATAAAGCCTTGCAACAGGACGATTATTTGAAAAATTATTTGATCGACACCGTGCATGCAACGGAAGCCGACACGATCCTCGAACATTTGAATAAGCGCGGACGTATTCTTTTCAAACCCGAAAGCGGTTCGCAAGGAAAAGGCATTTTTGTTGCTGAGAGCGAAGGCGGCGGTATCACCGTTCGCTCCGATCGGCGAGGGAAAACCGTCCACAAAACCTTCCCCGCTCGTTCATTGTTCCGAAAATGGCTGTTTTCGCAATTAACACGGTCGGCGTTTCTCGTTCAACCGTTTTTGAAGTTTCAAAACCAGGACGGCCAACCTTTCGATGTTCGCATCGTCGTCCAAAAAAACGAACACGGGCTATGGCGGGAAGAAGGGCGCGGCGTCCGCACCGGAAAAAAAGGTTGTCTCGTTTCGAATTTGCACAGTTCCGGAAAACTTTCCTCATTCGGCGAATGGCTCGAAACCATGCCCGGGCATCAGCGGCCATTCGTGAAAGAAGAGATCGATTCGATCGTCGAATACTTGCCGCATCGGTTGGAATCGGTGTTCGGTCCTCTCTTCGAACTCGGAATCGATATTGGCGTCGGCAGTGACGGAGGTGTATGGATTCTGGAGGCGAATTCCAAACCCGGCCATCGCACGTTGCTGGAGGGCGGAAAAACGAGTTTAGAAACCCTCGCCGAAACCCCGCTCGCCTATGCGAGGCATTTGCTCAAGCAGAAGGAGTTGACGGAACATGACACCACTCGTGAAACTGCAAAAAGTCAATAA
- a CDS encoding YheC/YheD family protein, translating into MHIQNVIVEPAAGTRPPVSISRHLYDHWHLEKAQPIGLKCGQKQLTVTCEPVSHGNPPVLELHSEVLQAFHLPAEPLSLKLAYDPVQNCLSLGPIIAVLTYLKNDSIDGPLEAYFDELARYSSSEHVLFYVFSLNGWRRDSAIGYIKRRNTWIRRQLPAPDVVHNRIGQRNLEKLRATELFAQRLRDKNIHYFNTRYLDKWQVQQILWKHRELHPHLPETVLYKNGETLQDMLSRHRRLFIKPTEGSQGKQILRVEKGEQSIRLDHTAGDDFEQKEFDNAGDLAFLLQKRLERQAYIVQQGVPLLNTRQKPLDFRMLCNKGRDGSWRLTSGVARVSSEEQFVSNLAQGGTIRSVRDVLQDTFYEPEAKHIHRLMKELALEIAGLISLHTEDGYGELGIDLALDLEGKPWLLEVNTKPSKDLDPANETNAIRPSAKAIIDYGCYLARFTNS; encoded by the coding sequence GTGCACATTCAAAACGTGATCGTCGAACCGGCGGCGGGTACCCGTCCCCCCGTTTCAATCAGCCGACACCTTTACGATCATTGGCATCTCGAAAAGGCGCAGCCGATCGGTCTGAAATGCGGACAAAAACAACTAACCGTCACCTGTGAACCTGTTTCTCACGGAAATCCGCCGGTTCTCGAGCTTCATTCGGAAGTGCTGCAAGCCTTCCATTTGCCGGCTGAACCACTGAGCTTGAAACTCGCGTACGATCCTGTGCAAAACTGTCTTTCCCTCGGGCCGATCATTGCCGTGTTGACTTATTTAAAGAACGATTCCATAGACGGACCTTTGGAAGCGTATTTTGATGAATTGGCCCGTTACAGTTCAAGTGAACACGTTTTGTTTTACGTGTTCAGCTTGAACGGTTGGCGCCGGGATTCCGCAATCGGCTATATAAAACGCCGCAACACATGGATTCGCCGCCAACTGCCCGCGCCCGATGTCGTTCACAACCGCATCGGCCAGCGCAACCTTGAAAAACTTCGAGCTACGGAACTTTTTGCTCAACGTTTGCGGGACAAAAACATTCATTATTTTAACACCCGCTATTTAGACAAATGGCAAGTTCAACAAATTTTATGGAAGCATCGCGAACTTCATCCGCATTTGCCGGAAACGGTCCTGTACAAAAACGGTGAAACTTTGCAAGACATGTTGTCGCGGCATCGCCGTCTGTTTATTAAACCCACGGAAGGAAGCCAAGGCAAGCAAATCTTGCGCGTAGAAAAAGGCGAGCAGTCGATTCGGCTGGACCATACAGCAGGTGATGATTTCGAACAAAAAGAATTCGACAACGCCGGTGATCTCGCGTTTCTGCTGCAGAAACGGCTGGAACGGCAAGCTTACATCGTTCAGCAAGGGGTGCCGTTGTTGAACACCCGGCAGAAACCGCTTGATTTTCGCATGCTTTGCAATAAAGGAAGAGACGGATCGTGGCGGCTGACTTCTGGTGTCGCTCGTGTTTCTTCCGAAGAACAGTTCGTTTCTAACTTGGCTCAAGGCGGGACAATCCGCTCCGTCCGGGACGTGCTGCAGGATACATTTTATGAACCGGAGGCGAAACACATTCATCGTTTGATGAAAGAACTTGCTCTCGAAATCGCCGGATTAATTTCGTTGCACACCGAAGATGGATATGGGGAACTGGGCATTGATCTGGCGCTGGACCTGGAAGGCAAACCGTGGTTGCTTGAAGTGAACACGAAACCGTCGAAAGACCTTGATCCGGCAAACGAAACGAACGCGATTCGCCCTTCGGCAAAAGCGATCATCGACTACGGCTGTTATTTGGCACGATTTACGAATTCATAA
- a CDS encoding YhzD family protein, whose translation MNSYGLTVFAKNGETLLNEKIEAANDHEAKALAEQQLKEKGFEHHTSRLTSPKGQLLLFHR comes from the coding sequence ATGAATAGTTATGGATTGACGGTCTTTGCGAAAAACGGGGAAACGCTGCTGAATGAAAAAATCGAAGCCGCGAACGATCACGAAGCAAAAGCGTTGGCCGAGCAGCAGCTGAAAGAGAAAGGTTTTGAACATCACACGAGCCGCCTGACATCTCCGAAGGGCCAATTGCTCTTGTTTCACCGCTAA
- the pheA gene encoding prephenate dehydratase — protein sequence MREKIGYLGPKGTFTETAACALFPDDDLVPCTTIPQCMEAVEEERLDYCIVPLENAIEGSVNLTMDYLFHEKKLAIVAEVVVPIRQHFMVHPDRVDDWRAVERVYSHPQAISQCHHFLKNVFPDAATHFTNSTASAAEYVQQHPEENAGALGNALAAKMYGLVPVKQDVHDYTNNHTRFVVLHRETVPFHSEYAKYVRDKTTLTVTLPSDFSGALHQVLSAFAWRQLNLSKIESRPTKTGLGNYFFIIDIEKKMDDVMIPGVKKELEALGCQVHIVGSYPCYRASEMLMSAGINNIVGVHLFLSDR from the coding sequence ATGAGAGAGAAAATCGGTTATTTAGGACCGAAAGGAACGTTTACGGAGACGGCGGCGTGCGCCTTGTTTCCGGACGATGATTTGGTCCCGTGCACGACGATTCCGCAATGCATGGAAGCGGTTGAAGAGGAGAGACTCGACTATTGTATCGTTCCGCTTGAGAACGCGATCGAGGGGTCCGTCAACTTAACGATGGATTATTTGTTTCATGAAAAAAAACTCGCGATCGTTGCCGAGGTTGTTGTGCCGATTCGCCAGCATTTCATGGTTCACCCTGACCGGGTGGACGATTGGAGAGCCGTTGAGCGCGTTTATTCGCATCCGCAAGCCATTTCGCAATGTCACCATTTCTTGAAGAACGTTTTTCCGGATGCCGCCACGCATTTTACAAATTCCACGGCATCAGCGGCTGAGTACGTCCAACAGCATCCCGAAGAAAACGCGGGAGCGCTTGGCAATGCGCTGGCCGCGAAGATGTATGGTCTCGTACCCGTGAAGCAGGACGTTCACGACTATACGAATAATCATACGCGATTTGTCGTTCTACATCGCGAAACGGTTCCGTTTCATTCCGAGTATGCGAAATATGTGCGCGACAAGACGACGCTGACCGTCACGCTGCCTTCCGATTTTTCAGGTGCCTTGCACCAAGTGTTGTCCGCTTTCGCCTGGCGGCAGCTGAACTTGTCGAAGATCGAGTCGCGTCCGACGAAAACGGGGCTCGGCAATTATTTCTTCATCATTGATATCGAAAAGAAAATGGACGATGTAATGATTCCCGGTGTGAAAAAGGAACTGGAAGCGCTCGGCTGCCAAGTGCACATCGTCGGCAGTTATCCGTGTTACAGAGCGTCCGAAATGTTAATGAGCGCAGGAATCAACAACATCGTCGGTGTTCATTTGTTTTTGAGTGATCGTTAA
- a CDS encoding Cof-type HAD-IIB family hydrolase, producing MVYRMLALDIDGTLLHSNDRLDRRTKDAIAFVKRKDVYVTLVTERHFHSAKKVAKALKLDTKLITQNGAFIASEMDQPLYEKRLSAELVNDIVDVLEDFDCHVRVSHERFSVGNRVRQKSELIAKMTIGMTDPLFYPVTFVDSLSDYLVDHSIAPTKVDVHFFDQKERDAAMAVMRSEFPETTVSCNGKECEIVAERVSKANGLAMLAEALGIQDHEIVAVGDSWNDKEMIAAAGLGVAMKNAPREVKNIADWVTRSNDQNGVSFMVKEVFRKQLGRTFTAKYVDK from the coding sequence GTGGTTTACAGAATGCTTGCCCTTGATATCGACGGCACTTTGCTCCACAGCAACGATCGCCTCGATCGGCGTACGAAAGACGCGATTGCGTTCGTGAAAAGGAAAGATGTTTACGTAACGCTCGTGACGGAACGGCATTTCCATTCGGCCAAAAAAGTAGCGAAGGCGCTGAAACTCGACACGAAACTCATTACGCAGAACGGGGCGTTCATCGCTTCGGAAATGGATCAACCGTTGTATGAAAAGCGACTGAGCGCGGAACTTGTCAATGACATCGTCGACGTTCTTGAAGATTTCGATTGTCATGTCCGGGTCTCGCACGAACGATTTTCCGTCGGGAACCGGGTTCGCCAAAAAAGCGAACTGATCGCGAAAATGACGATCGGCATGACCGATCCGCTGTTTTACCCGGTCACGTTCGTCGACTCGTTAAGCGATTATTTGGTGGATCATTCGATTGCACCGACGAAAGTCGATGTTCACTTTTTCGATCAAAAGGAAAGAGACGCCGCCATGGCTGTCATGCGCTCGGAATTTCCGGAGACGACCGTCAGCTGCAACGGAAAAGAATGCGAAATCGTCGCAGAAAGGGTTTCAAAAGCGAACGGATTGGCGATGTTGGCCGAAGCACTCGGAATCCAAGATCATGAAATCGTAGCGGTTGGTGATTCGTGGAATGACAAAGAAATGATTGCTGCTGCCGGATTGGGCGTAGCGATGAAAAACGCGCCGCGGGAAGTGAAAAATATCGCCGATTGGGTGACGCGTTCCAACGATCAAAACGGAGTTTCGTTCATGGTGAAGGAAGTGTTTCGCAAACAGTTGGGGAGGACGTTCACCGCTAAATATGTCGATAAATAA
- a CDS encoding DUF445 family protein: MNIWIEIILLTGIGALIGGVTNSLAIKMLFRPYHPKFIGKWRLPFTPGLIPKRREELAEQLGKTVMDHLLTPESIRRKLRDEQFQAEVLAWARKEIADRMEQSISLEQWLERELGLIGTSDTWDRKLKAVIADKIAANRSRSLAEVLPGKWQAKIEEKLPLLADYAASEAARFIESPQGRTKVRAFIQQFFAGRGMFSNMLQMFFGNESMEERVRTELVKLLNQPMFRDVILLFIEKQWSELREQQLDIFPLEAIAGKVEQQVNANIPVKRWLHQPIAETAAPFRDRILDQGVPLLVDKGVAFLSLRLAGLLQRLHLGDVVKKQVETFAVERLEQLVLSISRREFKMITYLGALLGGLIGIVQALLLQLFGG; the protein is encoded by the coding sequence ATGAACATCTGGATTGAAATCATTTTGTTGACGGGTATCGGCGCGCTGATCGGAGGCGTGACCAACTCTTTGGCCATTAAAATGTTGTTTCGTCCTTATCATCCGAAATTTATCGGAAAGTGGCGGCTTCCGTTCACGCCAGGGTTAATTCCGAAACGGCGGGAAGAGTTGGCTGAACAGCTTGGGAAAACGGTGATGGACCATTTGCTGACCCCGGAGAGCATACGCAGAAAACTTCGCGATGAACAGTTTCAGGCGGAAGTTTTGGCGTGGGCGAGGAAAGAAATCGCGGACCGGATGGAGCAGTCAATCAGTCTTGAACAGTGGCTTGAACGAGAACTCGGGTTGATCGGGACAAGTGATACATGGGATCGGAAATTAAAAGCGGTGATTGCGGATAAAATTGCGGCGAATCGGAGTCGTTCGCTTGCCGAAGTTCTTCCAGGGAAATGGCAGGCGAAGATTGAAGAAAAGCTGCCGCTTTTGGCTGATTATGCCGCCTCGGAAGCGGCGCGATTCATTGAAAGTCCGCAAGGACGGACGAAAGTGCGGGCGTTCATCCAGCAATTTTTCGCCGGACGCGGCATGTTCTCGAACATGCTGCAAATGTTTTTCGGTAATGAAAGCATGGAGGAGCGGGTGCGTACGGAACTCGTGAAATTGCTGAACCAGCCGATGTTTCGTGATGTTATCCTGCTTTTTATCGAAAAACAATGGTCGGAGCTGCGCGAACAACAGTTGGACATATTCCCTTTGGAGGCGATCGCCGGTAAAGTCGAGCAACAAGTGAATGCGAACATTCCTGTCAAACGCTGGTTGCATCAGCCGATCGCGGAAACAGCCGCCCCATTTCGGGATCGGATTCTTGATCAAGGCGTACCGCTGTTGGTCGACAAAGGCGTGGCGTTTCTCTCGCTGCGGCTCGCCGGGTTGCTGCAACGGCTTCATCTCGGAGACGTCGTGAAAAAACAAGTCGAAACGTTCGCCGTCGAGCGTTTGGAACAACTCGTCCTGTCGATCTCTCGGCGGGAATTTAAAATGATCACGTATCTCGGTGCGTTGCTCGGCGGCTTGATCGGCATCGTCCAAGCGTTATTGCTGCAACTGTTCGGTGGATGA
- a CDS encoding YheC/YheD family protein — protein MTPLVKLQKVNNRSNTVFLPDRLRDAVPRTLSWIGFSTRNTPCRIHYDSGSELGISEDVWEALRLPLEEYVHVYVRGDTLQLGPLIGIFTAGFTDHPQRPVGERTRLFAKTLSAASEVGAFCYLFGSHQIDWGTGTIEGYFYHPTGWEKRKVPFPDVVYDRLPNRRTERLPLMRSVKHKLQNDYWIPWFNPGFFDKWDIHEKLRGDARVVHYLPETQAAPDEATIAAMLSAHRQVYVKPAKGSLGLGIHQIIRSKDGEQYFCRFHDGGENRLRRFHSLNNLLAHQFPGNRLKHLLAQQGIELMRDEDRVVDFRVHTNKNDYGDWQVSALAAKVAGSGSVTTHLKYGGRVKTIDEVLRPVDKAREAETILKEAALTISQAIDENIEGFIGEIGFDLGIDINGKVWLFEANAKPGRHIFAHPKLKEAEALSRRLPLAYAVHLTETQLRQPAMIYA, from the coding sequence ATGACACCACTCGTGAAACTGCAAAAAGTCAATAACCGCTCAAACACCGTCTTCCTCCCGGATCGTTTGCGCGATGCCGTTCCCCGGACCCTTTCCTGGATCGGCTTTTCGACGCGAAACACGCCTTGCCGAATCCATTACGACTCAGGCAGCGAACTGGGCATTTCGGAAGACGTTTGGGAAGCGCTCCGTCTTCCCTTGGAAGAATACGTTCACGTCTATGTTCGCGGCGACACCTTGCAGCTCGGGCCGCTCATCGGCATTTTTACCGCTGGTTTTACGGATCACCCGCAGCGCCCGGTCGGGGAACGCACGCGGCTGTTCGCGAAAACCTTATCGGCCGCTTCCGAAGTCGGCGCCTTTTGTTACCTTTTCGGCAGCCATCAAATCGACTGGGGAACAGGAACGATCGAAGGGTATTTTTATCACCCAACCGGATGGGAAAAACGGAAGGTCCCGTTTCCCGACGTTGTTTATGACCGGCTGCCAAATCGGCGTACCGAACGGTTGCCCCTCATGCGCAGCGTGAAACATAAGCTGCAAAATGACTATTGGATTCCGTGGTTCAATCCTGGATTTTTTGACAAATGGGACATTCATGAAAAACTGCGCGGCGATGCTCGTGTCGTCCATTATTTGCCGGAAACACAGGCAGCTCCGGATGAAGCGACGATTGCCGCAATGTTGTCCGCTCATCGGCAAGTTTATGTGAAACCGGCGAAAGGCAGCCTTGGCCTCGGCATTCATCAGATCATTCGCTCGAAAGACGGTGAGCAATATTTTTGCCGCTTTCATGACGGCGGAGAAAACCGCTTGCGCCGGTTTCATTCGTTGAACAACCTGCTTGCCCACCAATTTCCGGGAAACCGGCTGAAGCATTTGCTTGCACAGCAAGGTATCGAGTTAATGCGAGATGAGGATCGCGTCGTCGACTTCCGCGTCCACACAAACAAAAACGATTACGGAGATTGGCAAGTAAGCGCCCTCGCGGCAAAAGTCGCAGGCAGCGGCAGCGTAACGACGCATTTGAAATACGGCGGCCGTGTGAAAACGATCGACGAAGTGCTTCGTCCTGTCGATAAAGCACGCGAAGCGGAAACCATCTTAAAGGAAGCGGCGTTAACGATCAGTCAGGCGATCGATGAAAACATTGAAGGATTCATCGGAGAAATTGGGTTCGACCTTGGCATCGATATCAACGGCAAGGTATGGCTATTCGAAGCGAACGCGAAACCTGGGAGACACATTTTCGCCCATCCGAAACTGAAAGAAGCCGAAGCGTTGTCCCGGCGGCTGCCTCTGGCATATGCGGTTCATTTAACGGAAACGCAGCTGCGCCAACCAGCGATGATTTACGCATGA